In Juglans regia cultivar Chandler chromosome 5, Walnut 2.0, whole genome shotgun sequence, the following are encoded in one genomic region:
- the LOC109017796 gene encoding tropinone reductase homolog At5g06060-like isoform X2, giving the protein MSQTLIPTPPTPSPSSPSSSSLFSNLTIPHSSLHSKLRISQPTRLRPIRSQQPRLLSSRNSGPTDNPRWSLSGMTALVTGGTRGIGHAIVEELAGLGATVHTCCRNSSELDVCLREWDNLGFGVTGSVCDVSVRVQREELMGTVSSVFDGKLNILINNVGTNIRKPMVDFTADEFSTLMSTNFESVFHISQLAYQPLKASGFGSIVFTSSVTGFVSLKSMSVHGATKGAINQLTKSLACEWAKDNIRSNAVAPWYIRTSMVEQVLSNKEYLEEVYSRTPLRRLGEPKEVSSLVAFLCLPASSYITGQIICVDGGMSVNGFYPRHD; this is encoded by the exons ATGTCTCAGACCCTTATTCCAACTCCCCCTACACCGTCCCcgtcttctccttcctcttcttcattatTCTCAAACCTAACAATTCCACATTCATCCCTTCATTCCAAGCTCCGAATATCACAACCCACCCGCTTAAGACCCATCCGAAGCCAACAACCCAGATTACTTTCAAGCAGAAACAGTGGCCCCACTGACAATCCCAGATGGTCGCTCAGCGGGATGACCGCCCTCGTTACCGGCGGCACTCGCGGAATCGG gcATGCGATTGTGGAGGAACTGGCGGGCCTTGGGGCGACAGTGCATACGTGTTGTAGGAATTCAAGTGAGCTGGATGTGTGCTTGAGGGAATGGGATAATTTGGGTTTTGGGGTAACTGGGTCAGTGTGTGATGTGTCAGTTCGAGTTCAGAGAGAGGAACTCATGGGGACTGTGTCTTCTGTGTTTGATGGGAAGCTCAACATCCTC ATAAATAATGTTGGGACAAACAtaaggaaaccaatggtggATTTCACAGCTGATGAATTCTCTACTCTCATGTCGACCAACTTCGAGTCTGTTTTCCATATATCCCAACTTGCTTATCAACCTTTGAAAGCATCGGGATTTGGAAGCATTGTATTCACGTCCTCTGTAACGGGTTTTGTCTCACTGAAGTCTATGTCTGTTCATGGTGCAACAAAAG GAGCAATCAATCAACTCACTAAAAGTCTGGCTTGTGAGTGGGCGAAAGATAATATAAGAAGTAATGCTGTGGCGCCTTGGTACATCAGAACCTCAATGGTGGAGCAG GTACTTAGCAACAAAGAATACCTAGAAGAGGTGTATTCTCGAACTCCTCTTCGGCGTCTTGGAGAGCCAAAGGAGGTTTCGTCTCTTGTAGCATTCCTTTGCTTACCTGCATCATCCTACATCACTGGCCAGATTATTTGTGTTGATGGAGGGATGTCTGTCAATGGTTTCTACCCAAGACATGACTAA
- the LOC109017796 gene encoding tropinone reductase homolog At5g06060-like isoform X1 — MSQTLIPTPPTPSPSSPSSSSLFSNLTIPHSSLHSKLRISQPTRLRPIRSQQPRLLSSRNSGPTDNPRWSLSGMTALVTGGTRGIGHAIVEELAGLGATVHTCCRNSSELDVCLREWDNLGFGVTGSVCDVSVRVQREELMGTVSSVFDGKLNILVSKLLDFLSLYTHKHACERINNVGTNIRKPMVDFTADEFSTLMSTNFESVFHISQLAYQPLKASGFGSIVFTSSVTGFVSLKSMSVHGATKGAINQLTKSLACEWAKDNIRSNAVAPWYIRTSMVEQVLSNKEYLEEVYSRTPLRRLGEPKEVSSLVAFLCLPASSYITGQIICVDGGMSVNGFYPRHD, encoded by the exons ATGTCTCAGACCCTTATTCCAACTCCCCCTACACCGTCCCcgtcttctccttcctcttcttcattatTCTCAAACCTAACAATTCCACATTCATCCCTTCATTCCAAGCTCCGAATATCACAACCCACCCGCTTAAGACCCATCCGAAGCCAACAACCCAGATTACTTTCAAGCAGAAACAGTGGCCCCACTGACAATCCCAGATGGTCGCTCAGCGGGATGACCGCCCTCGTTACCGGCGGCACTCGCGGAATCGG gcATGCGATTGTGGAGGAACTGGCGGGCCTTGGGGCGACAGTGCATACGTGTTGTAGGAATTCAAGTGAGCTGGATGTGTGCTTGAGGGAATGGGATAATTTGGGTTTTGGGGTAACTGGGTCAGTGTGTGATGTGTCAGTTCGAGTTCAGAGAGAGGAACTCATGGGGACTGTGTCTTCTGTGTTTGATGGGAAGCTCAACATCCTCGTAAGTAAGCTCCTGGATTTCCTCAGTTTATACACCCACAAACATGCGTGCGAGCGT ATAAATAATGTTGGGACAAACAtaaggaaaccaatggtggATTTCACAGCTGATGAATTCTCTACTCTCATGTCGACCAACTTCGAGTCTGTTTTCCATATATCCCAACTTGCTTATCAACCTTTGAAAGCATCGGGATTTGGAAGCATTGTATTCACGTCCTCTGTAACGGGTTTTGTCTCACTGAAGTCTATGTCTGTTCATGGTGCAACAAAAG GAGCAATCAATCAACTCACTAAAAGTCTGGCTTGTGAGTGGGCGAAAGATAATATAAGAAGTAATGCTGTGGCGCCTTGGTACATCAGAACCTCAATGGTGGAGCAG GTACTTAGCAACAAAGAATACCTAGAAGAGGTGTATTCTCGAACTCCTCTTCGGCGTCTTGGAGAGCCAAAGGAGGTTTCGTCTCTTGTAGCATTCCTTTGCTTACCTGCATCATCCTACATCACTGGCCAGATTATTTGTGTTGATGGAGGGATGTCTGTCAATGGTTTCTACCCAAGACATGACTAA